The Littorina saxatilis isolate snail1 linkage group LG15, US_GU_Lsax_2.0, whole genome shotgun sequence genome contains a region encoding:
- the LOC138948573 gene encoding uncharacterized protein yields MTEPDSSVPVTVSSWCSNTDVLKAEVYWTLYSMEKHFSFRSFQGMNSILGKMFPNCPEARQFSCGESKAAYLVTFGLGPYFSEMLTANAKKAAGGYVLLFDESLNKQLQQNQLDVHIRFWDDGQVQTRYLTSKFLGHATADILYSELEECCEILGKESIVQLSMDGPNVNWSTFGKLCKDIDTSTQTKKQLYNVGSCGLHTLHNAFKNGYDKTGWDLDKSLSSMYKLFHDTPARREDFVTWTGCTSFPKKFCAHRWLENVSVCERVLEIWPHLQTFAHKLKAAKNCPSTDTFCTVLKCCNDVLFTVKLQIFISIAKDIEPFLRQYQTDKPVLPFLADDLFDVVRNMMGRFVKDDIMENVGSSTSKLILASQDLSEVKTHKDGSKINIGFASHRLLRDLKSRGKVSEKDQMVLRLETKKFLIHVVTKILEKSPLRYSLVRNLAWLKPDVVLNNKKKAEQQLHNCLDGMAEIKRVDVLLGDSIIDQYKEFATEMVGNAELRDFDSQTGRLDSLYFSLLALRKEWKDLWCVIRELLMLSHGQASVERGFSVNKEIMTDNMKGRTLVAQRHVTDHIANVGGAEKVMLSKKLLYNAASARQRYSEYLEEEKEKKKNETHVQKRKADMDEIQTLQAKKRKIEDCVADLLKSADAFAEKAEHTQNFNFIAKSNALRKSAKTKKDEVASLEKEIHQKLDNLKN; encoded by the coding sequence ATGACTGAACCTGATTCTTCTGTGCCTGTGACTGTATCAAGTTGGTGCTCTAACACTGATGTCTTGAAGGCAGAAGTCTACTGGACATTGTATTCAATGGAGAAGCATTTCTCGTTCAGAAGTTTCCAAGGCATGAACAGTATTTTGGGCAAGATGTTTCCAAACTGCCCAGAAGCAAGACAGTTCTCATGTGGAGAAAGCAAAGCGGCATATCTGGTCACCTTTGGTCTTGGACCATATTTCTCTGAAATGCTGACAGCAAATGCAAAAAAGGCTGCCGGAGGATACGTTCTTCTGTTCGATGAAAGCTTAAATAAGCAGCTTCAACAAAACCAACTTGACGTTCACATCCGGTTTTGGGATGATGGCCAGGTTCAGACACGCTATCTGACGTCCAAGTTTCTTGGCCATGCTACAGCTGATATTTTGTACTCTGAACTTGAAGAATGTTGTGAGATTCTAGGCAAGGAGAGCATCGTCCAGTTGTCAATGGACGGACCAAATGTCAATTGGTCAACATTTGGAAAGTTGTGCAAAGATATTGACACATCGACGCAAACCAAGAAACAGCTGTACAATGTTGGCAGCTGTGGGCTGCATACTTTGCATAACGCATTCAAGAATGGCTACGACAAAACTGGTTGGGATTTGGACAAATCACTGAGTTCCATGTACAAACTGTTTCATGACACCCCAGCTCGACGTGAGGATTTTGTTACTTGGACTGGATGTACTTCATTTCCCAAGAAGTTTTGTGCTCACCGCTGGCTTGAGAATGTGAGCGTCTGCGAAAGAGTCCTTGAAATCTGGCCACATCTTCAGACATTTGCTCACAAGTTGAAGGCAGCAAAAAACTGTCCCAGTACAGACACATTCTGCACAGTTTTGAAATGTTGCAATGATGTGCTGTTTACTGTGAAGCTGCAGATCTTCATTTCCATTGCAAAAGACATTGAGCCTTTCCTGAGGCAATATCAGACTGACAAGCCTGTCCTCCCCTTCCTTGCAGATGATTTATTTGATGTGGTGCGGAACATGATGGGCAGGTTTGTGAAGGATGACATCATGGAGAATGTTGGTTCCTCTACTTCCAAGCTGATCCTTGCTTCGCAGGACTTGTCAGAGGTAAAAACTCACAAGGATGGCAGCAAAATCAATATCGGCTTTGCATCCCACAGGTTACTGAGAGACCTGAAGTCACGGGGAAAGGTCTCTGAAAAGGATCAGATGGTGCTTCGACTTGAAACAAAGAAGTTTTTGATCCATGTTGTCACCAAGATTTTGGAAAAATCACCCCTGAGATACAGTCTTGTCCGCAACCTGGCTTGGCTCAAGCCCGATGTGgtcctcaacaacaaaaagaaggcTGAGCAACAGCTACATAACTGCTTAGACGGCATGGCTGAGATCAAGAGAGTGGATGTTTTATTGGGAGATTCAATCATTGACCAGTACAAGGAGTTTGCAACTGAAATGGTTGGAAATGCTGAGCTACGAGATTTTGATTCCCAGACTGGACGCCTTGACTCACTGTACTTCTCCCTGCTTGCTTTGAGGAAGGAATGGAAAGACCTGTGGTGTGTCATAAGAGAGCTGCTGATGTTGTCCCACGGACAGGCCTCTGTCGAACGAGGATTCTCTGTTAACAAAGAGATTATGACAGACAACATGAAAGGGAGAACCCTTGTGGCACAGAGGCATGTGACAGACCACATTGCAAACGTAGGTGGAGCTGAGAAAGTGATGTTGTCAAAAAAGCTACTCTACAATGCTGCTAGTGCTCGGCAAAGGTACTCTGAGTACttggaggaagagaaagagaagaagaagaacgagaCACATGTGCAAAAAAGAAAGGCTGACATGGATGAGATTCAGACTCTCcaagcaaagaaaagaaagatcgAAGATTGTGTGGCTGACCTGCTCAAAAGCGCAGATGCTTTTGCAGAAAAGGCTGAACACACGCAGAACTTCAACTTCATAGCAAAGTCAAATGCTTTGAGGAAAAGTGCAAAAACCAAGAAGGACGAAGTGGCATCTCTTGAGAAAGAAATTCACCAGAAACTTGATAacttgaaaaactga